In the genome of Syntrophorhabdales bacterium, one region contains:
- a CDS encoding DUF364 domain-containing protein: MDIYGDLKQEFRKLIESEKRIADEEIAVVSAKTLSAMEAIGKPGRDDFPLMKGKEFMVEARFRDAKGQAFTDRPGNYAGSVRSVLSFDLSDNLRRAVFLASLNAIMRHKGLVTGTVHCKDTEPAQCATHLVEYIKMTYKDPRVALIGYQPAMAEKLSKAFPLRMLDLDQDNIGKEKFAITVEPPDNVADVVSWSSVVLTTGSTAVNGTITRFLNEKEVIFYGVTAAGITSLFGWERYCPFSH, encoded by the coding sequence ATGGACATTTACGGCGATCTTAAACAGGAGTTCCGTAAACTCATCGAAAGCGAAAAACGAATTGCTGATGAAGAAATAGCGGTCGTCTCCGCAAAGACGCTCTCGGCAATGGAGGCTATCGGCAAACCGGGGCGAGACGATTTTCCTCTCATGAAAGGCAAAGAATTCATGGTGGAGGCGAGATTCAGGGATGCGAAAGGTCAGGCGTTCACCGACAGGCCCGGCAACTACGCAGGGTCAGTGCGAAGCGTTCTGTCGTTTGATCTGTCTGACAATCTTCGCAGAGCGGTATTCCTGGCAAGCCTCAACGCCATCATGCGCCATAAAGGTCTTGTTACCGGGACAGTGCACTGTAAGGATACCGAGCCCGCCCAGTGCGCGACCCACCTGGTGGAATACATAAAGATGACGTACAAAGATCCGCGGGTGGCTCTTATCGGTTACCAGCCCGCCATGGCTGAAAAACTCTCGAAAGCTTTCCCGCTTAGAATGCTCGATCTGGACCAGGACAACATCGGCAAAGAGAAGTTCGCAATAACCGTTGAACCCCCCGATAACGTGGCCGATGTGGTCTCCTGGTCTTCGGTTGTTCTGACAACGGGCTCGACAGCAGTAAATGGCACGATCACACGGTTCCTTAACGAAAAGGAAGTCATTTTCTACGGAGTAACTGCAGCGGGTATTACGTCCCTGTTTGGCTGGGAACGATACTGCCCGTTCAGTCATTGA
- a CDS encoding DUF364 domain-containing protein, protein MEILQAIIDNIRADAPVREIRKGIHWTAVVSKHCGLSSTMIRDYCCDDEGENDFQSMLSKLTALEIARYVLSDDISKASLGLAAVNSLIDIDQGKCVELNAGGLIAENGEGKNVSVIGHFPFVDELRPIARNLWVMELHPRPEDHLAEEAEKFLPQSDIVAISGTTLINHTLPGLLRLCTNTSVKMLLGPTTPVSEVLFDYGLDVVSGSMVTDEALVLRHISEGASFRQLKRGGGIRLLTMMRKEFKNT, encoded by the coding sequence ATGGAAATACTACAGGCAATCATAGACAACATTCGGGCTGATGCTCCAGTACGGGAGATACGAAAAGGCATTCATTGGACTGCTGTCGTAAGCAAGCACTGCGGCCTCTCCTCAACGATGATCCGTGACTATTGCTGTGATGACGAAGGAGAGAATGATTTCCAGAGCATGTTGTCGAAGCTCACAGCGCTGGAGATTGCTCGGTATGTTTTGTCCGATGATATAAGTAAAGCCTCGCTGGGTCTTGCGGCTGTAAATTCCCTGATCGATATCGATCAGGGAAAGTGCGTCGAACTTAATGCTGGCGGCTTGATAGCAGAAAACGGTGAGGGGAAAAACGTGTCGGTCATCGGCCATTTCCCTTTCGTTGATGAGCTCAGACCTATTGCCCGGAATCTATGGGTCATGGAACTGCATCCGCGACCCGAGGATCACCTGGCCGAGGAGGCAGAGAAATTTCTGCCGCAATCGGACATCGTGGCTATATCGGGCACCACGCTCATTAACCACACGCTACCGGGGCTCCTACGACTCTGTACCAATACGAGCGTCAAGATGCTTCTCGGACCAACAACGCCGGTAAGTGAGGTTTTATTCGATTACGGCCTTGACGTCGTCTCCGGAAGTATGGTGACGGACGAGGCTCTGGTGCTCAGGCATATCAGCGAGGGCGCCAGCTTCAGACAGTTGAAACGGGGAGGCGGTATTCGCCTTCTCACCATGATGCGAAAGGAATTCAAAAATACGTGA
- a CDS encoding P-loop NTPase → MKIIRGTKIVFASGKGGTGKTTIAANLAWFLSYADQRVQYIDCDVEEPNGHLSLKPALETRVPARK, encoded by the coding sequence ATGAAGATTATACGGGGTACGAAGATTGTGTTTGCAAGCGGCAAAGGAGGAACGGGCAAGACGACAATTGCCGCAAACCTGGCCTGGTTCCTCTCTTACGCGGATCAACGGGTGCAGTATATAGACTGCGATGTCGAGGAACCGAATGGCCATCTTTCCCTGAAGCCGGCTCTTGAAACGAGGGTGCCCGCGCGTAAGTGA